In Leptodactylus fuscus isolate aLepFus1 chromosome 2, aLepFus1.hap2, whole genome shotgun sequence, one genomic interval encodes:
- the MYL6 gene encoding myosin light polypeptide 6 isoform X1 — protein MCDFPEDQIADFREAFALFDRTGDGKILYNQCGDVMRALGQNPTNAEVLKVLGNPKADELNSKTLGFDQFLPMMQTIAKNKDQGGQEDYVEGLRVFDKEGNGTVMGSELRHVLCTLGEKLTEDEVELLVQGHEDANGCINYEELVRMVMSG, from the exons ATG TGTGACTTCCCAGAAGATCAGATCGCCG ATTTCAGAGAGGCTTTTGCTCTCTTTGACCGTACTGGAGATGGCAAAATCCTTTACAACCAGTGTGGAGATGTCATGCGGGCTTTGGGACAAAACCCCACCAATGCTGAGGTTCTCAAAGTATTGGGAAACCCTAAGGCTGACG AGCTGAACAGCAAGACCCTTGGCTTTGATCAGTTCCTGCCTATGATGCAAACCATTGCAAAGAACAAGGACCAGGGTGGACAAGAAGACTATGTTGAGGGGCTGAGAGTATTTGATAAGGAAGGCAATGGCACAGTCATGGGGTCAGAGCTTCGTCATGTTCTTTGCACGCTAG GAGAAAAGTTAACTGAAGACGAAGTGGAGCTGCTAGTGCAGGGCCATGAAGATGCCAATGGTTGCATTAATTATGAAG AGCTTGTCCGGATGGTAATGAGCGGTTGA
- the MYL6 gene encoding myosin light polypeptide 6 isoform X2: protein MCDFPEDQIADFREAFALFDRTGDGKILYNQCGDVMRALGQNPTNAEVLKVLGNPKADELNSKTLGFDQFLPMMQTIAKNKDQGGQEDYVEGLRVFDKEGNGTVMGSELRHVLCTLGEKLTEDEVELLVQGHEDANGCINYEEFVRVILQ from the exons ATG TGTGACTTCCCAGAAGATCAGATCGCCG ATTTCAGAGAGGCTTTTGCTCTCTTTGACCGTACTGGAGATGGCAAAATCCTTTACAACCAGTGTGGAGATGTCATGCGGGCTTTGGGACAAAACCCCACCAATGCTGAGGTTCTCAAAGTATTGGGAAACCCTAAGGCTGACG AGCTGAACAGCAAGACCCTTGGCTTTGATCAGTTCCTGCCTATGATGCAAACCATTGCAAAGAACAAGGACCAGGGTGGACAAGAAGACTATGTTGAGGGGCTGAGAGTATTTGATAAGGAAGGCAATGGCACAGTCATGGGGTCAGAGCTTCGTCATGTTCTTTGCACGCTAG GAGAAAAGTTAACTGAAGACGAAGTGGAGCTGCTAGTGCAGGGCCATGAAGATGCCAATGGTTGCATTAATTATGAAG AATTTGTCAGGGTTATCCTGCAGTGA